TTCGCCGCCATCATCGGCGAGAACGAAGTGGCCCGGGGCGTATGCACACTGAAAAATCTTGAAACTGGCGAACAGCGGCAGGTCCGGCAGGATGAAATTGCCGGTATTTTACAAACCGCCTAGGAACGGACACCTTTTATGAAACGTACTCATTATTGCGGACATCTGCGGACTGAACACACCGGCAGCGAAGTTGTGCTGTGCGGGTGGGTGCATTCGGCCCGGAATCACGGCGGAGTGCTGTTTATTGACCTGCGCGACCGGACCGGCATGGCCCAGGCCGTTGTGGAGCCGGAAAACAAGGCTCTGTTTGAAACCGCTTCCCAGCTGCGCGGCGAATTCGTGGCGGAAATAACCGGCACCGTGCGTCCGCGCCCCGGCGGCTATCAAAACGGGCAGATGACTACCGGAGCGATAGAAGTGGCGGCTTCGGCGATCGTCATTTTAAACGAAAGCAAAACCCCGCCTTTCGAACTGGGCGGGCACGCCGGCGTCAACGAGGAAACCCGGCTTAAATACCGCTATGTTGACCTGCGGCGCCAGAAAATGGCGCATAATATCATCGCGCGGCATCAAATCGCGCAGATCATACGCGGGTACATGAACAGGAACGATTTTCTGGAAGTGGAAACTCCCATCATGACCCGTTCCACGCCCGAAGGCGCGCGTGACTATCTGGTGCCGTCGCGGCTGAAAGCGGGCGATTTTTACGCGCTGCCCCAGTCGCCGCAAATGTTCAAACAGATTCTGATGGTTTCCGGGATTGACCGCTACTACCAGCTCGCGCGCGCGTTTCGCGACGAGGATCTGCGGGCCGACCGCCAGCCGGAATTCACCCAGCTCGACCTCGAAATGTCCTTCGCAAAGGAGGAGGACGTGTTCTCGCTTGCGGAGGGCCTGCTCAAAGAGCTGTTCTGCAAAATGGGCCAGCCGCTAGACATTCCGTTTCCGCGCATGACGTTCAGGCAGGTAATGGAACGCTACGGGTCAGACAAGCCGGACCTGCGGTTCGGCCTTGAAATTGAAAACTGCACGGAAATTTTCAGGGAAACAGGCTTTAAGGTGTTTGCCGACATCGTGGCTGCGGACGGCGCGATCCGCGCCATCCGCGCGCCGGGCGGAGCCGTGTTTACGCGCGGCGATATGGACCGCCTGACCGAAACGGCTAAAAAAG
The Elusimicrobiaceae bacterium DNA segment above includes these coding regions:
- the aspS gene encoding aspartate--tRNA ligase; this encodes MKRTHYCGHLRTEHTGSEVVLCGWVHSARNHGGVLFIDLRDRTGMAQAVVEPENKALFETASQLRGEFVAEITGTVRPRPGGYQNGQMTTGAIEVAASAIVILNESKTPPFELGGHAGVNEETRLKYRYVDLRRQKMAHNIIARHQIAQIIRGYMNRNDFLEVETPIMTRSTPEGARDYLVPSRLKAGDFYALPQSPQMFKQILMVSGIDRYYQLARAFRDEDLRADRQPEFTQLDLEMSFAKEEDVFSLAEGLLKELFCKMGQPLDIPFPRMTFRQVMERYGSDKPDLRFGLEIENCTEIFRETGFKVFADIVAADGAIRAIRAPGGAVFTRGDMDRLTETAKKAGAKGLVWLRVKGGQFESPSAKFFTPEELRALETKLSAADGDALFIASDLNPLKAATVLGELRKELIAKLQLKPRAPWFALWVTNFPLLEWVPEENRYEATHNPFTAPLDAELPMLDTEPLKMGSHQYDLVLNGVELASGSVRNHRSAIQRKLLGMMGHSPESISERFGMLVNSLDYGAPPHAGLGLGFDRLVALLCGETSIREVMAFPKTTTAACLLSGAPGRVSQTQLDELHLKVVEPRTDS